The proteins below are encoded in one region of Tsuneonella sp. CC-YZS046:
- a CDS encoding phosphatase PAP2 family protein — translation MGRREILQHFRNDGYRAELVGQIPVFVISGLLFSISAGILMQVGLPFPLSVILHNADLYPKGLGLILIADAVAALAKHRPASPLAFLGKRYAEPSFLARLLARLPLFLVLALLLPLFAMLKPLIPLFQPYTWDATLIAWDRAIFGTDPWILLQPVLGYPLISSILAGFYHGWFLLVYPGSLFILLAPQADSIRRRYFLALVLTWLITGFVLAIAFSSIGPCFLEPILGDRTFASQMAYLHRADGQFPIMVLDVQQMLLDAYLAQGPGHGAGISAMPSMHVAMAFLFYLAIRHVSHRVAPYCLAFVLLIWIASIHLAYHYALDGAFAIIATWLIWKLSQAVFVWWDRASAALAPSIASRPGTITA, via the coding sequence ATGGGCCGGCGTGAAATCTTGCAGCATTTCCGCAATGACGGATATCGCGCCGAGCTTGTCGGCCAAATCCCGGTCTTCGTCATTTCGGGGCTGCTTTTCAGCATCTCGGCTGGCATCCTCATGCAGGTCGGGCTTCCCTTCCCGCTTTCGGTGATCCTGCATAACGCGGACCTTTATCCGAAAGGGCTGGGGCTGATACTGATCGCGGACGCCGTGGCCGCGCTGGCGAAACACCGCCCGGCATCGCCACTCGCCTTTCTGGGCAAGCGCTATGCCGAGCCATCCTTCCTCGCCAGATTGCTCGCCCGCCTGCCGCTGTTTCTGGTGCTCGCCCTGCTCCTGCCGCTTTTCGCGATGCTCAAGCCGTTGATCCCGCTTTTCCAGCCTTACACCTGGGACGCCACGCTGATCGCGTGGGACCGGGCCATCTTCGGCACCGATCCATGGATATTGCTGCAACCCGTGCTGGGTTATCCGCTGATCAGCTCGATCCTTGCCGGATTCTACCATGGGTGGTTCCTGCTGGTTTATCCCGGCTCGCTGTTCATTCTGCTCGCGCCACAGGCGGATTCGATCCGCCGGCGCTACTTCCTGGCGCTGGTGCTCACCTGGCTAATCACCGGCTTCGTATTGGCCATTGCCTTTTCCAGCATAGGCCCCTGCTTCCTCGAACCGATCCTGGGCGATCGAACCTTCGCCAGCCAGATGGCCTATCTGCACCGGGCCGACGGCCAGTTTCCGATCATGGTGCTCGATGTGCAGCAGATGCTGCTGGACGCCTATCTGGCGCAAGGACCCGGCCATGGAGCGGGGATCAGCGCCATGCCTTCGATGCATGTGGCCATGGCGTTTCTCTTCTATCTTGCCATCCGCCATGTTTCGCACCGCGTCGCGCCATATTGCCTCGCTTTTGTCCTGCTGATCTGGATCGCCTCGATCCATCTCGCCTATCATTACGCGCTGGACGGCGCCTTCGCGATCATCGCGACATGGCTGATCTGGAAGCTCTCGCAGGCCGTCTTCGTCTGGTGGGACCGGGCAAGCGCCGCCCTTGCCCCAAGCATCGCCAGCAGGCCAGGCACGATTACGGCCTGA
- a CDS encoding phosphatidylserine decarboxylase, whose translation MAGEIMDNRGRGEAAWRWPAIHAEGRKFGLIAAAICLVAAFLAWETVAWPMAFLTLGVLAFFRDPERVVPQDDKLVLSPADGLVALIQQVEPPAELQVDDGSGSRGLARGPVTRISIFMSVFDVHINRTPIGGTVRRVVYIPGKFLNADLDKASEENERQHILIERPDGVAIGFTQIAGLVARRIVPFIKPGDILAAGQRVGLIRFGSRVDVYLPKGTDSQVVLGQKIIAGETVLARIGEQYTMEGVSQ comes from the coding sequence ATGGCCGGAGAGATAATGGACAACCGGGGGCGGGGCGAAGCAGCTTGGCGCTGGCCCGCAATTCACGCGGAAGGCCGCAAGTTCGGGTTGATTGCGGCTGCAATCTGCCTGGTGGCGGCGTTTCTCGCGTGGGAAACCGTGGCCTGGCCGATGGCGTTCCTGACCCTCGGCGTCCTTGCGTTCTTCCGCGATCCGGAACGGGTGGTGCCGCAGGATGACAAGCTGGTGCTGTCGCCCGCGGATGGGCTGGTGGCGCTTATCCAGCAGGTGGAGCCTCCGGCGGAGCTTCAGGTGGATGACGGCAGCGGCTCGCGCGGCCTTGCTCGCGGCCCTGTCACCCGCATTTCGATTTTCATGAGCGTGTTCGACGTGCATATCAATCGCACGCCGATTGGCGGAACGGTGCGCCGCGTGGTCTATATTCCGGGCAAGTTCCTGAATGCCGATCTCGACAAGGCGAGCGAAGAGAATGAGCGCCAGCACATATTGATCGAGCGGCCTGACGGCGTTGCGATCGGCTTTACCCAGATCGCCGGGCTGGTTGCCCGCCGGATCGTTCCCTTCATCAAGCCGGGCGATATTCTCGCGGCCGGCCAGCGGGTCGGCCTGATCCGCTTCGGCAGCCGGGTGGACGTATATCTGCCCAAGGGCACCGATTCCCAGGTGGTTCTGGGCCAGAAGATCATCGCAGGCGAAACGGTGCTGGCCCGGATCGGTGAGCAATACACGATGGAAGGCGTCAGCCAATGA
- a CDS encoding phosphatidylcholine/phosphatidylserine synthase, with product MSDGDGLRRRGSRRLKPGLTLRALVPNAITVAALCSGLTGIRFAIVGNWEKAILMVILAGLLDGIDGRIARLLKAQSRFGAELDSLANSLSFGMAPALILFLWSLQDLPRFGWFAALALAICCALRLARFNAQIDTDDQPHKSAGFLTGVPAPVGAGLAFLPLYLWLASGWTIFREPVLVSAWVALIAFLMISNLATLSWTSLRPRRNIRLEMLALAGLVFAALLTEPWWTLAALCASYLLLMPYGLFSYARAKRARSSSRRPLQAGPVETSLTDLS from the coding sequence ATGAGCGATGGGGATGGCTTGCGCCGGCGAGGATCTCGCCGACTCAAGCCGGGCCTTACCTTAAGGGCGCTGGTCCCCAATGCGATTACCGTGGCCGCCCTGTGTTCCGGGCTTACCGGCATCCGGTTCGCGATCGTCGGCAATTGGGAAAAAGCCATACTGATGGTGATCCTGGCCGGGCTGCTGGACGGGATCGACGGGCGCATCGCACGGTTGCTGAAGGCGCAATCGCGCTTTGGCGCGGAACTGGACAGCCTGGCCAATTCCCTGTCCTTCGGCATGGCGCCCGCGCTGATCCTGTTCCTGTGGTCCCTGCAGGATCTTCCGCGCTTCGGCTGGTTCGCCGCCCTGGCGCTCGCCATCTGCTGCGCCTTGCGGCTGGCCCGCTTCAATGCCCAGATCGACACCGACGACCAGCCCCACAAGTCCGCCGGATTCCTGACGGGAGTGCCCGCACCGGTGGGGGCAGGGCTGGCCTTCCTTCCGCTGTATCTGTGGCTGGCAAGCGGCTGGACGATCTTTCGCGAACCCGTTTTGGTCAGCGCCTGGGTCGCCCTCATCGCATTCCTGATGATTTCGAACCTCGCCACGTTGAGTTGGACGTCGCTTCGTCCGCGCCGCAATATCCGGCTGGAAATGCTCGCCCTGGCGGGCCTTGTCTTCGCGGCCCTGCTGACCGAACCCTGGTGGACACTGGCGGCACTTTGCGCCAGCTATCTGCTCCTCATGCCCTATGGCCTGTTCAGCTATGCCCGGGCAAAGCGGGCCAGATCATCCTCGCGCCGCCCCTTGCAGGCCGGCCCTGTCGAAACCAGCCTGACCGACCTTTCCTGA